The segment ATGATCGGGCTGTTCGAGGGGACGCTGCTGCTGCTGAAGTGGACGCGTGAGACCTCGCCCGTGCCGACGGTCGCGGAGCTCCGGAACAGCCGCCCGAAGGTGTACGTGCTGGCCGGGCTGGTCGGCTACACGCTCGGTCCGTGGCCCATCCCGACGGGGTACTACGGCGACCTCCCGCCCGCGGTGACCGACGCGCTGGCGACGCTCGGGCTCGGTGACGCCACGTCGCTGCTGCTGGGAGCGGCCATCGTCTTCGTGTTCGAGCTGGTCGCCTACGTGAACAAGAACTACATCGGGAGCCTCCGGGCGTGGGACACCGTCCAGGCGACGCGCGTCCCGGTGTGGCTGGGTGCCATCGCCGTCGGCTACCTCGGCACCCCCGAGCCGCGCGCGGTCGAACTCGTCGAGCGGGTGACGCTGACCGAGGTCCAGGCCGGTGGCCTGGTCGTCGGGCTCGTCGTCCTCTTCGAGGCGGGACTGTTCGTCGCGCGCTGGCGGAGCAGCACCGACGACGGCGACGACGCCTGAGACCCCACGAGGGAGAGTCGGTACACACTTCTCTGCGGCCGACGACCATCCAGTATGGAGTCGGTCGCCGACGACGCGACGGTGGTGCTGGCACGCCACGGCGAGACGACGTGGAACCGCGAGCGGCGCATCCAGGGCTGGGCACCGACCTCGTTGACCGACACGGGGCGCGAACAGGCCCGGCGGCTGGGCACGCACCTCGCGGACAGCTACGACGTGGACCGGCTGGTCGCCTCGGACCTCCGGCGGACCCGCGAGACGGCGCGGCTCGTCGCCCGGCACGTCGCCTGTCCGGTCGACTACGACCGCGGCTGGCGGGAGCGGAGTTTCGGGGTGTATCAGGGGCTCTCCTACGAGACGTTGTTCGAGGGGCACCCGGAGTTCGCGGTCCACAAGATCGGCGTCGAGGCGGCACGGACCGACCCCGAGGGCGGCGAGTCCCTGCTCACGGCACGCGAGCGCGTGCTCGATGCGTGGAACCGGCTCGTCGCCGAGGTCCCCGATGGTGGGACGGTCGCGGTGGTCACCCACGGTGGCCCGCTGTACGTCCTTCTCGGCCACCTCCGCGGGCAGGACATCGTCACCGCACTCACCGAGCACGACCAGGGCAACTGTGCGGTGTCGGAGGTGCGACTGACCGAAGACGGCCCGGTCGTGGTCTGTGACGGCGACACCGACTACCGGGAGTAGGAGCCGGCTACCCGACTGCGGACTCCAGAAGGTTTACGCCGGATGGGCGGTGCGTTCGTACGTATGTTCGAGGTGTTCATCGTCGCGAAGTGGCTCCTCGTGTTCGCCGCCCTCGCCGTCATCGGTGCCCCCCTTGCAGCGGTGGTCTTCCGCCAGTTCCCCCGGCGCGGGGCCGCGTTCGCGATTCCCGCCGCACTGCTCCCGACCGTCCTCCTCGTGTTCTGGCTCGGCCAGGCGACGTTCGGCTCTCTCACCGTGTTCGCCAGCCTGCTCGTCGTCGTCGTCGTCTCCGGAATCGTCCTCCACCGTGGCGTCGAGCCGGACTGGCGCGGCGTCGCCGGCAGCTACGTCGTCTTCACGCTGGGCTTCCTGTTCCTGACCGCGTTCCGCGCGTACAACGCCGGTATCACGCCCGTCGGCGGCGAGCAGTTCCTCCACTTCGGACTGGTGAAGTCGCTGCTCCGGGCCGGCTCGCTCCCACCGGAGGACTTCTGGTTCGCCGGCGAACCCCTGCGGTACTACTACGGCACGCAGATGCAGGTCGCCATGATGGCGATGCTCACCGACACGCCCGCCCGGTACGCGTTCAACCTCGGCATCCCGGCGTTCTACGCGATGCTCGTCGTCGCCGCC is part of the Haloarchaeobius litoreus genome and harbors:
- a CDS encoding histidine phosphatase family protein; protein product: MESVADDATVVLARHGETTWNRERRIQGWAPTSLTDTGREQARRLGTHLADSYDVDRLVASDLRRTRETARLVARHVACPVDYDRGWRERSFGVYQGLSYETLFEGHPEFAVHKIGVEAARTDPEGGESLLTARERVLDAWNRLVAEVPDGGTVAVVTHGGPLYVLLGHLRGQDIVTALTEHDQGNCAVSEVRLTEDGPVVVCDGDTDYRE